The region TATCATCAGTAAGATTTACCGTTCTCTGCAGCAAATCGTAAGTTAATTCATTGAATTTCTCTCTTGTTATTTCTATTTTTGCTCTTTCGCCCTCATAGTTAATTGATATAGGAGCTTTTTCCCTTTGAGATAATGTTTTTTTAACTCTTTCAGCAAGAAGTCCAAGTTCCTGACAGGTTTCAGGATCATCTAAAATATCCGTATCATTTCCTGTAATTTCTTTATATTGCTCAGCCATATATGCGATAAGTGCATCGTCCCAATCTTTACCTCCTAGATTATGATCTCCTCCTGTACATATAACCTTTATGGAATCCTTTTTCACGTCAATCATAGTTACATCAAAAGTTCCTCCACCAAGGTCATAAACCAGAACTACTTTATCTTTATCGTAATCAACACCGTATGAAACTGCTGCAGCTGTTGGTTCATTTATTATGGCTTTTACATTAAGTCCAGCTATTTCTCCTGCAAGTTTTGTAGCTTCTCTCTCGTTTATACCAAAATAAGCAGGACACGTTATTACCACATCGTTTACCTTTTGTCCTAAATTATTTTCAGCATCACTTACAAGTTTTCTTAGTATAAAACTAGATATCTCCTCTGCATGATACTGCTTTCCACCATGCTCAAAATAGAAATTTTCATCACCCATAGAACGTTTTACAAAAGACACAACATCATCTGGATACATCTTAGAATTTTCTTTTGCAACATCTCCAACTATGACATTATCTCCATCAAAAAATACAACTGATGGAGTGATTCTTTCATTTTCAGCATTAGGAACAACTACAGGTCTACCATACTCATCAACATAAGATATGCATGAATACGTAGTTCCTAAATCTATTCCAAAAATTTCATTCACTGTTATCCCTCCTGACTTTCGTTCTTATTACTGTTATAAACATATACTTCTACAAGCTCATGACGTATGACTCTACCTTCTAAAACATATCCTTTTTTTATACTTCTCGCAACAGTTCTATCCTTATCCTTGTCATCTGTTTCAACTGTTTTTACTATTTTCTGCTTTTTAGGATCAAACTCTGGAAGTTTACACGTAAAGTCTTCTACCCCCTGCCTGTATAAAATATCCTCTAAGTCTTCCGATAAGCCTCTTACAATTCCAAGTATCTTTTCCTGACTTAACTCAGAAATATCCTTTTCTTTAAGTGCTTCTGCTGTCTTATTATTATTATCGATAGTATAAATTATATCTGTAATAAGTGGCTTTATCATTTTGCTTATTAAGTCATTTCTATAATTCTGAAGCTCCTCATGCAGATCATCTATAATTTTGTCCTTGTGTTTATCATATTTTACTTTGCTCTCAAATTCTTCTCTAAGTTTTTCAAATTCCTCCATGAACTTTTCTGATTTTTCATCAACCTTTTTAATTAAATCTTCCATATCAAAATTTTGTGAAATCTCCTTTTCCATCATTCATACCTCATTTATACCTTAGTATTTTTTTGAAAATTCCCTAAATTAATTATTTAAAAATCATAATTCAATTATAACTTTTATTCTCTATTTTGTTAATAGAACTACTATTACTTCGCTTGAAATAAAAACAAGGTAACCTTTTCTCATCTTCCCTACAAAAATACCATAACATATTGTTAATAGGCACGTAGGAATTTTTTCCTTGCTTTACTCCAAAAGCGGATTAACATTGATGAAGTAACGATTTAAAAAAACTTTAATAAATCTTGGTAAAAAAATCGTAAAATACTTAGAGTTTTAATTTGTTTGAGCTTTTTTTTAGCGAGTTATTAAAACTCTTAGGATTTTATGATTTTTTTACCTTAGATTTATAAAGTTTTTTTAATGTTACAAATCAATGTTAATCCGCAGCTTCTGGTTGTATATACGTGTATTTATAGTTATAATAATTTTTATTTATGTAGTCTATCATAGTTACAGCAGCCGCTTCAGCTTTTCTTTCGTTACTTATTATAAATTTCTTAATTCCATTTTTAAGCATAAATGAACTTCCAGAAGTACATATTACAACCATATCCTCTTCATTAACATATCTTTCAATAAGGAATGCTAT is a window of Clostridium pasteurianum DNA encoding:
- a CDS encoding nucleotide exchange factor GrpE → MMEKEISQNFDMEDLIKKVDEKSEKFMEEFEKLREEFESKVKYDKHKDKIIDDLHEELQNYRNDLISKMIKPLITDIIYTIDNNNKTAEALKEKDISELSQEKILGIVRGLSEDLEDILYRQGVEDFTCKLPEFDPKKQKIVKTVETDDKDKDRTVARSIKKGYVLEGRVIRHELVEVYVYNSNKNESQEG
- a CDS encoding Hsp70 family protein, whose translation is MNEIFGIDLGTTYSCISYVDEYGRPVVVPNAENERITPSVVFFDGDNVIVGDVAKENSKMYPDDVVSFVKRSMGDENFYFEHGGKQYHAEEISSFILRKLVSDAENNLGQKVNDVVITCPAYFGINEREATKLAGEIAGLNVKAIINEPTAAAVSYGVDYDKDKVVLVYDLGGGTFDVTMIDVKKDSIKVICTGGDHNLGGKDWDDALIAYMAEQYKEITGNDTDILDDPETCQELGLLAERVKKTLSQREKAPISINYEGERAKIEITREKFNELTYDLLQRTVNLTDDMLKEAEKKNYTNFDEILLVGGSCRMPQVAEIIKNKYNIEPKLFDPDEAVSKGAALYGWKLSVNDELIKRISEDTGKDVEDVKKSISENNIDEDVVEKAAKKVADDTGYTLSAVKSSNVKVVNVVSKSFGVVTYNNEDKEVIYNLIIKNSEVPYEFTEKFGTKEENQENVMITIVEDELTDRVVEKEYGSKIGEAELVLPENLPKNSPVDITFKLNSEGRLEIKAVEAAEGKEVSTSIETSSVIKGKDLEEAKERNKNIEVS